AGATCATGAATCTAACCATATAGAATTTGATACAGATATGCTAATGGAACTTTTGAGAAGAGAAAAGGATCTTGGAATAGAACCTAATGATGATCTCGATACTTTCGTGAAGGTTTGTATTAGCGGTCGAAAGTTTCTTAATTAGATACTGTAGTTTCTTGTTTAAGTATATACGGTTTCTCTGACATGGTGATACCACTGTATTATTTCTTCTAGTCAATTGCATTGGGAGACCAGAGAACAAGTCTAGTTGTGGATTACATTATGAATGTAAGTAAGCGTGAATCATTTTGTTTTATATACATGTATAGATTAACCAAGCTATCAAGAACTAGACATTTGACTCAAACTGCATTCAATCACTGACTAGACTGCTGTTCGGTTAGTGACTGAACTAATGACTTCTATGCTAACAGTTACGAGAAATTATAGCAACCATTGCTAGTTTCCATAAAATAGTTTGTAGAGCCGTGTTTAAGGGTTTTTGAAACTATTTTTAGGTAATCAGCTAGCTACAAAGCAGCTGAACTATTTACGAAAAAAGAAGCATAATTATGGATTACTTTACAAATTTATGTGCCCTGGTTTACAAATTGCCTTATATATATGTTTGTGGCCTCCTtttatttggaaattttgagaaccTAGCATGTAGTTTGTCAATCTTATTTTAAGTGAGTTTTATGTGTACTTCGACTTTCTCTACAGATTGTCGGGATAGATGATTTGAAAAAGGAGGTTGTCAAAAGAGGAAAAGATGAAGCTGTGACAAGCAGGACCTCCCAATCTTCACCAAGAGAAACTGTGAGGAAATGTGGTATCTTTAGAAAGCAGGACATTGACAGTCTCTTCATGGAAGTGAGACAGGTGACACTATGGGCATTTGTTTATTTTCTATTATGTCTTGGTTTGATTTCACTTTATATTAAGAGATCCAGTTCTTTGTTTTTCTTATAATGCAGGAAGGAAAAGAATATTAACTTAAGAGTGGTTGTCGATTTATTTTGAAGATTGTTTTTTCCAGTTTGGGAAATTGCCTATCACATGCTGTAATGATATTGCAAGGACAACATAGCTCTTGCGGAAGACGTGAAGAGAAGCTGAAAAGGCCAAGTGAGCTCTGAGTAGCCAACATCAAATCCTTGTAGActctatattttctttaatttgtaGTAGAAATCTTAGACTCAAGAAGGCAGTGATATCAATATGCTTTTAGCTTTTGTATAACTATGTTGTTGTGATTTTCGATCATGGATTAACTTTAGAACTTTTGTTTAGATTTGCAAAGTTAATTTCATTtgattacttgttatattttgtgtaagacaacgcttttaacaaccaagcttcattaaaatatcatgtctttaatactaaaacaatgctttcgaacacaaaactttggtgcaaaattaactctcacaacactagtaaaccattatctatataatattaagatattgtaTCAAAGGTATTAATGTAATATGTTTGGACAAATAAACAGTTGTATGTATCTGATCATGCCATACATTAAAATCCAAAACTCTTGTGTGTAGAAATTTATTACAAGAGTTCTACGAGCTCAATTTCATTTTTGTTGTCTATCTGAATACACAACAACGTTTATACAACAATAAGTGTTGTAGGATTTGTTTTAATGTTATACCTTACACAACGGTTTTCTGAGTTTGTGAGAACCCTCGAGTAATGTCGCTTGTTACGACAAAAACAAGCAAAAAACGTTGTGTTTTCTGGATGTAATACAACGGgcttaatccataatcattgtccGTAGAATCTCAGACAATGTTTTTTAGCCGTTGCCTGATCCAACTAACAGACGGCGGCTCAATAGTCAACGGAAAAATAGGGTATCAGACAACGGACATAAACCGTTGTTGAAGTTTGTTTTCCTTGTACTGAGCCAACACAAACATGTCTTTGGCATTTAGTTTTGATTTAACATCTACGGTAGTCATCCGGTGTTTATCGACTTTCACATGTGCCGTGTGATCAAACCAATGACATTTGAAGACGATCACTTGATGCccattttgataaaagagttttaaaatttcttctATCCTTCCATAGTAGTTACCATAATGTTCTTCGTAAGAAGTCCCTAGAAATAAAATGTATTAAATTGGAAAACAATTGGTAAAGAAAAATACAAATTAGATAttaagaaaaataattaaatttctcACCAATGACAACAACACCGGAATTTGGTGAAGTGATCTCATTAGCATTTACATAATCAAATTTGTAACCATTACACTTGCATGATTTATAAGACTCCACTTTATAAAACGGACCTCTTATTAGGTCTATAAATTTCTTGTTGAGCTCTTCGTCATCTTGTACCTAATAATATATGTGAGAAATATAATATGAGGAAAAtttatgtatgtgtgtgtataaaTTACAACGCATACCCTTCTTTCGAGCCAATCTTTAAATTATTCTTTTTGAAATTgttccttttctgcatcattcAAATGTGGGTATTGTCGTTGTACCAACTTTTGAAAACCCCTACATAATCAagttaaataataaaaataacttACCTCAAGTACTTCCCAACCTCCGGCGAATTAATAAGAACATAGTATGCCACGAGTTCATATTCATCACAACTCAAGATTATATCTCTAGTTCGTAGACTAAGATGTGTCGGATATGTGTAAACTTCTAACAAATTGGAATTATGAAACATTTGGGGGGCCTCATTTCGACGTAATTGATTATACATCAATCCATTCTTGGAATCAAAATACAACGTACAAAAGTGTACACATTCTTCCTCAATGTAGCGTTGTGCCATTGAACCCTCCGCTCGAGCTTTATTTCCAACCTTCAATTTCAAGTTGTGCAAGTATATTTCAATAAAATACATCCAACGCCCATTGGCCGGGCCACCCAACTTACACTCGGTTGCTAAATGCAGTGGCAAATGCTCCATGGGATCAAAAAGACTAGGAGTAAAGACAGTTTCAAGCTTAGACATTATTCTCACTATATCTCTCTCCATTTTCTCTAAAACTGTGTATTTGAGACTAGACGAGCATAAATCTTTAAAGAAGTTGCACAATTCAATTATAGTATCAGACACATATTTCGGAAGTAGATCACGACAAATGATAGGTAACATTTTTTGCATGAAGACGTGACAATCGTGTGATTTCATCCCACGAATGCAATTTTTCTTCCAATTCACACACCTAGATATGTTTGAGGCATACCCGTCTGGGAATTTCAATGAGACTATCCACTTATAcatcttttgaacttgttcacTCGAAAGTACATATGGTGAATGTGGTTTTATACCATTATCTTGAATCCACAACTCACGATGTACACCTAACTCTTGACAATCCTTTCTAGATTTGGTTTTATCTTTAGACTTCTTCGAATCATCAAGAATTGTGTAGAAAATATTGTCAAATACATTCTTTTCGGTGTGCATAATGTCAATGCTATGACGAAGGCTGAGTGTCTCCCAATATGGAAGCTGAAAAAATGGAGAACTGTGAGTCCAATTATGTGTCACACCATAATCTTTTGGTTTTTTCTTCGATGACTTTCCCGGTGGGGGAAACTGTATTTGCTCACACATGACCTTTGCACGTGACCCTGAATGTCGAGCACAATCTGATCGTGTCTCACCTCTTCCAAATCTCGTACTCCTTCTGAGAGGATCATCTGGCTCCAAAAAATACCGAGCAGTGCCATAAAATGTTGTTTTACCACCATGTTTGAGTTGCTTACCTTTGACCTCTCCCATGCAAACTGGACATGCTCACTTACCTTTAGTGGACCATCCGCTAAGCTTGGCAAGTGCAGGAAAGTCACTAATTGTCCACAAAAGTGCCGCCTTCATCATAAAATTTGTACGTTAGAACATGTCATATGTTTCCACTACAGTATGCCACAACAATTTTAATTCATCAATTAATGGCCTGAGATAAACAGGTAAGTCTTTTGTTGGATCCGTCGGTCCAGGAATGAGAAGAGGCATAAACATGTATGGTGCCTTAGTACACATAGATGGGGAAGGTTGTACACAATAACCACCACAGGCCATACTGTATACTCCCTAGCGTGCTTATCGCGAAAGGGGTCAAATCCATCAATAGGGAGCCCGAGTCTAACATTCCAAATCTCTTTTAAAAATCTTTGAAATTTCCGATCAAATTTTTTCCATTCATCTCCATCTGCTGGGTGACTTAATTCACCTTCAACTACAATTCTATCATGGTGCCATCTCATACATTTTGCAGTCTTCTCCACCATGAATAAACGCTGCAATCTCATGGTAATAGGAAAGTAACGCAAGATTTTTCGAGGGATCTTTTGttttttaggatctttttgcACTTTGTATCGGTCTTCTTTGCGTATATCACACTTTGTCTTTTTGCTATGTTccttgtaaattaacatacaatcattctcacAAGCATCAATCTTTTCATACTCCATATTCAATCCTTTAATCATCTTTCG
This genomic interval from Apium graveolens cultivar Ventura chromosome 8, ASM990537v1, whole genome shotgun sequence contains the following:
- the LOC141680689 gene encoding uncharacterized protein LOC141680689, with translation MVNTASEPIYPNNANLTMLEFVMKLLHWKNKHNCSNNGFDDLLLLIGSVLPDDHKLPENYYTVRKMIKGLNMEYEKIDACENDCMLIYKEHSKKTKCDIRKEDRYKVQKDPKKQKIPRKILRYFPITMRLQRLFMVEKTAKCMRWHHDRIVVEGELSHPADGDEWKKFDRKFQRFLKEIWNVRLGLPIDGFDPFRDKHAREYTVWPVVVIVYNLPHLCAALLWTISDFPALAKLSGWSTKDDPLRRSTRFGRGETRSDCARHSGSRAKVMCEQIQFPPPGKSSKKKPKDYGVTHNWTHSSPFFQLPYWETLSLRHSIDIMHTEKNVFDNIFYTILDDSKKSKDKTKSRKDCQELGVHRELWIQDNGIKPHSPYVLSSEQVQKMYKWIVSLKFPDGYASNISRCVNWKKNCIRGMKSHDCHVFMQKMLPIICRDLLPKYVSDTIIELCNFFKDLCSSSLKYTVLEKMERDIVRIMSKLETVFTPSLFDPMEHLPLHLATECKLGGPANGRWMYFIEIYLHNLKLKVGNKARAEGSMAQRYIEEECVHFCTLYFDSKNGLMYNQLRRNEAPQMFHNSNLLEVYTYPTHLSLRTRDIILSCDEYELVAYYVLINSPEVQDDEELNKKFIDLIRGPFYKVESYKSCKCNGYKFDYVNANEITSPNSGVVVIGTSYEEHYGNYYGRIEEILKLFYQNGHQVIVFKCHWFDHTAHVKVDKHRMTTVDVKSKLNAKDMFVLAQYKENKLQQRFMSVV